The DNA region AAATTAAAGCAAAACTGTTATTTAGAGCTTCAAACGCTTTGCAATCACTAAAAATAATAAAAGGAACAGTCAGTATACTGAGCAAAGAGATTGTTAAAGATCCCATGAATCCAAGGGCAGGAATTCCTGACGCATCTAATACGGATGAAATTCCAAAATTTAAAAGCGAAATAGTTAAAGTGGCTAGAAAAAGTTCCTTAAAATATTTGAATTGATAATATTCGAATGCTGTACTTACATGAAATTCTTCGTCAATATCAGCGCAATGAGCCATTTTAATTAATCCTGCTGAAAAGGGACTTACGAAACAACTAAATAAGGTCAGACTTCCGATGTAAATCATTAAAAATTCATCAGAAAAATTTTTAGGATCCAGATTTTCAGGTTGTATTACTTTCATGAAATTGTCTATTCCAAAGGTGAATGCTATTATGAAGAAAGCAATAATACACAAAAACACAGAGGAAACTAATACCAATAAACCTGCATAAAGAGCGATCTTTTTATAATTTTCAAAAGCTATATTAAATACATTTTCAAAAGAAATGTTATATCCATTGTTTTTTATTTCTTGAATTCTTTCTTTATTCGTTTTCATAAGATAATGTTGAATATTTTTGGCTAATTCGTTTTGGTGGTTCAATGTGTGTTTTATTCTCTAAACAGCGTTCCAAATCACATCTTCAGGTGTTGGAGCTACTATGGTAATTGTTTCTTTTGACACAGGGTGAACAAAAATTAATTTTCGGGCATGTAAATGAATACCTCCGTCAGGATTACTTCTGTCAAAACCATATTTTAGATCTCCTTTTATGGGTGAGCCTATAGCAGCTAGTTGAGCTCTAATTTGATGATGTCTACCGGTGTGAAGGTTGATTTCTAGAGCGGTATAATTGTTTAGTTCTTTAATGATTTGGTAATCTAAGCTAGCTAGTTTACTATCTGGAACTTCTTTTAAGTGCGCTTTAGAGGTATTGTTTTTTTCGTTTCGTTTAAGGTAATGAACTAGTTTAGCTGATTGTTGCGAAGGTTTGTTTTTTACAATAGCCCAATAGGTTTTTTGTGTTTCTCTATTTTTAAATAAATCATTTAGTCTTGTTAGTGCCTTAGAAGTTCTAGCAAAAACGACGATTCCAGTTGTAGGTCTATCTAAGCGATGAACAACACCTAAAAAGACCTCTCCGGGTTTATTGTATTTTTCTTTGATATATTCTTTAACAACTTCACTTAGGGGTTTGTCGCCCGTTTTATCACCTTGAACAATATCGCCTACACGTTTGTTAACTACAATAATATGATTGTCTTCGTGTAAAACCTGAAGATTATTTTTATTTGAAATTACTTTCATTAATAACTTAATTTAATTACAAAAATAGTGGTTTTAAAGTTGTTATCAGTCTAAAAATAGAAGGCTCGAAATAACTTTTTTATACAATTTTCTAATTAAGTATAAAACCGAAAGTTATTTCGAGCAACTATTTAAAAGTTAAAATAAAGAAAATAGTTAGGTTAAATTTATAGAAACTAATATTGTTCTTTTTCGTTAGGGAAATCCTTAGATTTAACATCTTCAACATACTGACTAACAGCTTGTGTCATTCCTTCGTATAAATTCATGTAACGTCTAAGGAATCTTGGACTGAATTCATTGTTCATACCTAACATGTCGTGAATAACTAAAACCTGTCCGTCTACACCTGAACCTGCGCCAATACCGATAACAGGAATAGATATACTTTCAGCAATTTGTTGGGCTAGTTTGGCTGGAATTTTTTCTAAAACTAATGCGAAACAACCTAATTTTTCCAATAATTGAGCATCTTCGATTAATTTTAAGGCTTCTTGTTCCTCTTTGGCTCTAACCGTGTATGTTCCAAATTTATAAATAGACTGAGGAGTTAATCCTAAGTGGCCCATTACTGGAATTCCAGCATTTAATATTTTCTTGATCGATTCTTTAATTTCTTTTCCTCCTTCTAATTTTACAGCATGACCACCACTTTCTTTCATGATTCGGATGGCAGAACGTAATGCTTCTTTTGAATCGGATTGATAACTACCAAAAGGTAAATCAACAACAACTAATGCTCTGTTAGCTCCTCTCACAACAGATGAAGCATGATAAATCATTTGGTCTAAGGTAATAGGAAGTGTCGTTTCATGCCCTGCCATTACATTAGAAGCCGAGTCTCCTACAAGGATCACATCGATTCCAGCTGAATCCACAATTTTAGCCATAGTATAATCGTAAGCTGTGAGCATGGAGATTTTTTCTCCCTGCGCTTTCATATCGATTAAGGACTTGGTTGTAATTTTTTTATAGTCTTTTTTTGCTGTTGACATAGTTCAAAAATTTAGGAAGTGCAAAAGTACTAAAACAAATTTGGATGCAATGTACAAATGCTAATTAACTATTTTAGAAGATTGATGTATGGCTTTATTTGATTGATTTGTTGTTTACTACTACGTTTTTAAGTTTTAAACGCGTAATGATACTTTTGTCTATGCTGTCTTTTTTGGCTTCAATTTTTAAGTTTTCAAAAGTAAAGTTGCTCAATTTGTCGTATTCTGTGATAGCCATATCATAAAACACATCACATTTGATAGTAATGTTTTTCATGGTAATATTATCGCAGTAGGAAAGAGGTACATCTTTTCGCCCTTTTAAATCAAAAAATTGCGTCCATGGTTTTACCTAAATTATACTTTTTAGCATAACCTGTAATATTTTCTACTGTAATGAATTCATATTTTTGAGGGGTGTCAGGACGCATTTTTAACCATAAAAGGCGAACAGCATTATTTACGGTACAATTTCGAACAATGATGTTTTTGTTGTGAATAGCTTCGCTACCTGCAGTTAATGCTCCGTGGCAAAATCCAAAATCACAGTTTTCAATAATAATGTTTTCGTTTTTACCGTTACTTGCATTTTTATCTGCCCAAGGTCCTTTACCACCTTTGAGAGCGATTGCATCATCATTCACTGCCATGTAACATCCTTTTATTAACATATTGGTACACACATCAATATCAATTGCGTCTGTGCTTGGTGCTTTAACAGGTTCATGTGGTGAGGTAATGCGTAAATCAAGGATTTTAACATTATTGCATTGGTAGTAATGACTCGTCCAAAAACCTGAATTGCGCAATTTTACATCTTGAACTGGGACATTGTCGCATTTCCAGATAAATACTAGTCGTGGTCTTGAAACTTCAAGATTAGTACATTGAGGATTTTCTTTTCTTCTTTGCCAAAAAGCCTCCCAATATTTCAATCCATTTCCGTCAATGATTCCGTTTCCAGTAATTGTAAAACCATTCACTCCAAATGCATTAATTAGGGCAGAAAAATATTCGATACTTTGTCCTTCAATACGAGAAGGTAAATATGGGTAATCATTAATAGTATTAGAGCCTTTTAAAACAGCATTCTCAGATAAATGCAAATGTGTATTTGGCCTAAAGAATAAGGCGCCACTCATAAAAGTTCCTTTAGGAATAACTATCACACCACCGCCATTACGGTAGGCTTCATCTATGGTTTTTTGAATAGCCGCTGTTTGAACTATTGTGCTATCATTGATAGCGCCGTAATCAGATATGGAATAGAATTTACCTAATTCATTTGGATTGATTTTGGTTGTGTCATGGAACCAATCAGGGATTAGAGTGCCATCAGGAAAAAGATCTTTGTTCTTTTTTTGTGAGAATGATTTAGGGAAAATTGTAAATAGAACAATCAGTAATAAACAGATTTTTTTCATGTTTTCGTATCTTGAATAATTAAAGTTATTTAGGCACAAAATTGATTTTATAACAACCAAAATTTTGCGGTATACGAAGATAGGAAAACAATAATGTTTCTACATCCTGTATCTTGTGCAGGATAGCTGAATTTGATTATTGTAAATAGAAATGAGATGCGATATAGCGTTTATTTTTTGTTTCTAATAAAACGAATTAAAAAATAAATAAAAGATAATGAAGCTATAGCAATTGCACTACCGATGATTTCGTTTTGAGTCAAATTAGATAAAAAATAAAGTATGATTGCAATACAAATAACAGGAACGATTAATCCGCCTGGAATTGTAAACTCATCGGATTTGGATTGGTGTGTATAACGCAATTTAATAACAGCCAAAACTACTCCTAAATAAACCATTAATATCGAACTACTTGCAATAACCACAAGACTTTCAAAACTTCCAGTAGCTGCAATTAAAAAGCCAATTAAAGCGTAAACTATAATTGAAACGTATGGTGTAGCAAATGAAGTATGTATTTTAGATAATGCTTTGATAGGAATAACGCGGTCGCGTGAAAGGGCATATAATGTTCTTGGGTTATTAAGAATATCACCACTTAGGAATCCAAACATTGATATTGCTGCACCTGTTGTTAAAATTACGAATCCAATAGGTCCAAATATTACATTAGCAGCAGCAGCAAGAGGAGTAGCAGTATGTTGTGGCAATTCATCACCCAAGACCCCTTGAGCGACAGTTTGGATTAGCATGTAAAGAATAACAATTGCTGTGATACTGATAAAAATAGCTTTAGGAATGGTACGTTTTGGATTAATAACTTCGCCCGAAACGACAATTCCAGATTCGCAACCCTGAAAAGCAAAAAATAAGACTAACGAGGTTTTACCTAATTCTTGTATGCCAGGTAAACTTTCAATGACTAAATTATCTACTGAAACCGCTTGCCAACCAAATAGAACTAAAAGCATCAACGGGATTAATTTGGCTACCGTATTGATTTTTACTAATCCGATTCCTTGTTTTACACCAATTACGTTAATGAAAGCCAATCCGCCAAAAACAATAAATAGACATAGGATTCGCATCCAAGCGAGTTCAAAAATAGGATGAGTGGATGCAAGAACATTAATTAAGGCATTAGAAACGGCTGCGTCAGCCAAAAGAGTACCCGTTACGTTAAAAATTCCAGCTAAAAAACCAGCGTAAGGTCCAAAAGCTGTTTCGATGTAGGAATACACACCTCCTGTTTGGGTCACTTTACTCGATGCTTCGGCAAAGCAAAGCATGATAAGTGCCATTAATAGTCCGCAAAAAAAGTAAGCAATTATACTTGATGCTCCCATTGAAGAGGCAACTATAGCAGGAAGAGCAAAAATTCCAGCGCCAATAATTACATTCATAATATTAGCCGATAAACCGAATACTCCTATGGTTCGTTTGAATTCTTCTTCTTGCTGTATCATTTTCAATTGTATTTGTTTTGTTTTCTTATAAAAACGAAGTTAGGTAAAATAATTTTTTAAGCAACAAACTAAACGAATTTTGGGTGATAATATATTTTTAGGAAACGCAAAATTTGATATAGTTCTAATAAATTACTGCAATATTTCGGTTATTCTAAATGCGCGTTCTGTACCTAAATAGGATGGATTTCCGTGTTTTTCCGACCAAAAACCATCTAGTAAGTCTTTTGATAAACATCGGTAGACAACCACTCCTTTGTATAGGTGGTTTTCTTTACCTTGGTATTTGAAATTGATAACCAAAATATTATCTCTGAAAAAACCGTTACCTGTTTGTATTTGTTCATTATTAATAAGCCATTTTGCTTTTATTCTTTTATTTTGATCTAAGCTTAAAGACAATATTCCTTTGTAATTATACAATTCGGCATCTTGATTACTTCCAACGATTTTAAAACGTCCTACTAAATCTTCGATATTCATTTACTTTAGGTTTTTCCTTTTACTATTTTTTGCAAGATTACTGATTTCTTATGGAAAAGGCATAAAAAAAATCGAAGTTTTGAGGCTTCGATTTTGTTTGTGAAAATAATGTAAAAAGCTTTGAGGCTACCTTTTTGAAGGTATTTTTAAAAATAAAAGTGTTTTATTTTTTTGATGAGAATATTTGCGGGTTGATGTTTACCATTAAATACGCCCAGTTGTTTGTTGTGTCGTCTAAACCATTTTTTAAGACAGCCATTGAATTAGAAGCAAACATTTGAGAATAGCCTGCAATTAACGTAATGTCTTTTGTTGCTTTGTACACAGCAGTTAAATCAACTTCTGTTCCTAAATACGAATCTTGTGCAACTGTTCCTGATTTGATCGTATTAGGAGCGTAGAATAGGTGTGGAGCAACTGAAAGGTTTACTTTTTTGATAGGGAAATCTAATTTTAAAGATACATCTTGTAAACCAACAGAATTTAGATGATTTCCTACGTAGAAATAATCCATAAAACCGTTGAAAGCGTGGTTTGTACCAAAAATTGGGTTGAACGATTTTACCATAGGTGATGAAGGTGTTCCTTGATCTTTTCCGGATAAGAATTCATATCCTACTGTAGCTTTGAATTTTGGAGTTAAAGCATATCCTAAGTTAGCCGCTGTTTGCCAAGCCGAAACTTTATTTGCTCCAATTTTTCCTGTTTGGCCATAGAAACTAAAATCAAGACTTAATTTTTTACCTGCATAATTAGCATAAGTACCTAAAGTTTGGTAATAATTGGTTTCTACTTCTGTTGTTTTTAAATATTCTTTTCCCACGTTTAAAGCTAAGAAACTTACACCTAATTTTTTAATCGAAGTGTGGTACCAAGCATATTGAAAATCTTTAAAATCTAAGTCAGTACCAAAAAGTATCGCTGTTTGAGGATTTGGTAGTGTTTTCGTTTCATCTTTTGCATTCAAAGCAAATCCTAAATCTAATTGTGATTTAGCTCCTTTGAATTTGATTAAAGCAGCATCAAAACTACGTCCTTGATTTGCCCAATCTAATCCTCCAAAGATTCTTTGATTGTCGTATGATATGATTTGGCGTCCTATTTTGGTGCTCCATTTTTGAGTAAAACTATATTCTGCCCATCCTTCAAATAACACAAAGCTATTAGCGGCATTTGAAACACCTCCAGTAAGATGATTTACCGCTCCCCAAGTACGAACATTTTGTAATGCAACTTTGGCTTTTAATTTTGTATCAGTATAGTTTAAGGTAACTCTTGTACGATTCCCTACAAATGAAGTGTGTGAAGTTGTTGGTGTTAATAGGGTTCCGAAACCATTTGTGTATTCATAACGAGGTCTGATTTGAATATCTGAACTAAATTCCTGTGCTATTACACTAGTTCCTATAAGTCCAATTACTGATAAAGAAAGTGTTTTAAGTAATTTCATAATGGTAGATTTAAAAAATTGTTTTTGTTAGTTATTACATGACAAATATACTTACGTAAATTTACTTATGTTTTATAGCTATCGCAATAAAAACTAGTTTTTTAAACCTTTTTTACTTATATTTTTAAGCATATAATTTTTTGCTAAACAACATATTTTGTGGATAAATTATTGATTTTTAGCTATTTTAAAATATTTTTTATACTTAGTGATTTCATGGTAGGATGTTAGCGAATTGAAGTATGTACGTAGTGGTTGCCTTTTGTTTTACTTTTAAAATAAATAAAATACGTAGAAATTTATTTAATGCTTATTTTCTTGTGCAATAAAAAAGCCCGAGATAAACTCGAGCTTTCCGATTATAAATCATAGTTAATTAGCGATAATTTTAGATGTTCGCACCAGCAATTTATTATTGTGACATTTTAAAATAATGATCGGCGGAATGTTTTCCGCTTCCATATACCAAGAAGAATAAACAAATTGCTAATATAATCAAGGCTAAAAACAGATTTTCAGTTTGCATTTCACCTGTGAAATTGACTAAAATAGCACCCATTAAAATTGGTAATTGTGCAATAATAGCCCAACGGGTAAGCAATCCAAAAGCAATCATTATTCCGCCAATCATATGGGCAGGAGTAATGTAATGAACGAGGAACATTCCTCCTCCAATTTTGTCGATGGGTGAAATCAAATCCACTAAATAAGGAATATTAGTGATGAATTTTATCCCTTTTACGAATAAAAACACTCCAAGAGCAATTCGTAGCAAATCTAATGTGAAATAAGTGTGCGCATTGGCCCATTTATTCAGTTGTTTAACATTGTTCATATTGCTGTATATTAAAATTGGTACTACTAAGTTAGTAAATTTTGATATATAAGAAGTGAAAACGGATGTTAAATAAGCTGTTATTCAGTGTTTTAAAATGTGTTTTGACGTTTTTATTACTTTGTGTTTTGTTTTACTATCCAATTGAGTTCGGGATCGTTATCTTTAATGCGATCTTCTACATTGGGTTGAATTTCAATATCAGGAAAAACTCCTCGACCATGTATTTGGTTTTGATAAAATGGAGCAAAATGTATAGTTCCTATCCGAACTTTTAATTTTGAATTCGGTAATTCAATAATGGGCATAAAACCAGCAACGGTACCATTGAAATCACCACCAGTTTCTTGTCCTACAAACAAGGCTCTTTTGGATCCTTTTAAATTGGATGAAATAATACTAGAAGCCGAAAAACTACCGCCATTTATCATAACGTATAATTTATGTTTAAAAGCATTTGGCTTTGGCTTTTGAGGATTGGTAGCGGTGGAAATATATTTTTTTCCATTTTTATCTGTACGGACAGTTAGTAATAAATAACCATATACAATGGGAGAAAATAGTGTTTTGGTCATTTTTACCGCAAAATTACCTTTATTAAAATAAGCACCTTCAAAAAGACTTCCTCTAGAAACTACTTCCGATTTTTGTAAAAATGTATAAGTCGAATCAGCAAGGTAGGAGTAAAGATGGATTATTTCACTCAAGCGTCCTCCGCCGTTATTTTGTAGATCAAGAATGAGTGTTTTACAATTTTGTTTCTTTATTTCGGTAAATGTTTGTTTGTAAAATTGTTTAAAATGTCCTTTGGTAAAGCTTCTAATTTTTAATAGAGCAATGCTGCTATCCTTACTGATATACTTTAGTTCACGAATAAAATTATTGGCACTTTTATCATATCCATTTATTCTTTTTTTCTTGTTGATCATTCTTTGTTTGTCTCTTTCAACAGTTACTTTTTTATGTGAAGATTTCTTTGTTTTTTGGTTTAAACTGTCTGATTTTACCCTTTTTATAGTTATGTTTTTAATGCTATCATTGTATTTGAAAACATATTCCAAACTGTCTTTTATGCCATTTTCAATGGTAAAATAACGAACAAATCGGTTTGCTGCTGCTTCTTTTTTAAAACTGGTATTAAATCCATCTGAACTATAATAATTATCGTATTCAGATAGTAATTCATGCGGTTTTATTCCATTTACTGACTGAACCTCCGTTCCTGGGATTATTTTTTTATTATTTGATTTGTTTTTAACTACATATAATTTATCATCATAGTAAGTGAAATCAAATTGAGAAAAAGGTCCAACTCCTTTTTTAGTCAATGATTTGGTTTCTTTCTTTGTGTATTGTTTTTCGGGAGGAATGACATAACTGTGTCCTTGTCTTATTGCTGCAACAACTGGACTTAATTTTTTGTAAAAGGCTAATGGAATTAAAGGAGTTGTTATACTGTTTTTTAAACTATCGAACTTAAAGTTTAGTTTTTCTGCACTAATGTAATAATCTAATTTAGGATGTAATCTTTGAAATTTCCTTCTAGTTAATTCAACATCTTGATGAAGCTGCTTTACAGCAATGGGCTTTTGTAAATGTAAATTGTCTCTTTTTATAGAGCTGCATTCAACAAAAAGAAATAACAATACTAGCGGCATTATCCTTTTTACTAAAAAATGACTTTGAAACATTTACTGTAATTTTAAATTAGTCTCGTATTATTACTCTAAAATACAAATAGTATAGTTTGTTTTAGTTTTTAAAAGAATTTATGCTTGATTATTTGATGATTCCAATAGAACCCTCTTCGGAAGGAAGGAGTTCAAATATGGCATTTGGTGCCAAGGTAGGTTCGGCACGATGCGAAACATAAACAATAGTCATGTTAGATTCTTGTTTGAGTAAATTAATGAGTTGGCAAACTAAAGCAACACTTTCATCATCCAGTCCCTCAACAGGTTCGTCTAATATAACCAATGGAGGATGTTTTAAAACCGAACGAACGATCATCGCTAATCGTTGTTGTCCTACTGAAAGGCGTTTGAACATTTTGTTTTTTAAATGTTTCATTCCAATCAGGTCTAGCCACTGGTCGGCGATGTTTTTTTGTAGGGTAGTAGGTAGGTCATATAAACCAATGGAATCAAAAAAACCGGAAAGAATCATTTGTTCTAATGTATGATTTCTAGTAAATAAACTAGTCATATTGGTAGCGAAATAACCAATGTTTTTCTTGATTTCCCATACACTTTCGCCACTTCCTTTTTTACGTCCAAAAAGGTATAAATCTTGTCCGTATCCCTTAGGGCTATCACCATTTATCAGTGATAAAAGAGTGCTTTTTCCTGATCCATTAGGTCCAATTAATTGCCAGAATTCTCCCTGCTCAATGGTCCAATTGATATTTTTAACTACTGGACGACCTTCATAACTAACGGATACATTGTTCATTTGAACCAAAATTTTTTCTTTGTATTCTGGAGGATGAACAGCATGAGGAATTCCTGATTGGCTAATGATTTTAGTTTCGTGTATTTCTTGTGAAATATTTTCTAAAATAAAAGCGTCGGAATTAATTTGCCGATTATTAGTAATAAAAGGCAATACATCAGAGATACGATTAATGATTTGAATTATTTTGATATGTGAGGCCATTTCTTCTAAAGCTAGCGCTAATTCAGCTCTTGAAGCCTGATCTAAATGATCCATTGGGTTGTCAAAAATGATATAATCTGGTTTTTGTGCAATACAATACTGTAAGAATTTCTTTTTGCGTTGGCCAGAAGAAAATGTGCTTAATTTTCTATTGGAATCTATAGCGGTTAATTCGATGTATTGGAATTCTTTTTGGATGAAATGATCAATAGCCAAATCTGAATATAAGATTCCTTTGAGCTTGTTAAATGGAGCTAGTTCTCCAATTGCATGACCAGAAAGAATGGTGTTTATAAATTCTTTTTTATTGATTTGATTGGAAAGTAAAATGTTCCAATGAGTAGCAGTATTCATCAAAAAATGTATTTTTTATGGAGCGTAAAGTTAAGGAGTTTGAAGTTAGAAAGTAGAAATTAGATTTTAGAACGAAGTTCAAATACCTTAAACAACTAACCACAATCCATAAACTACAAAACATATTTATTACTCGATATCCAATGATTTGATTTGATCTTCTAATGTTAGGGCATATTGATAACTGTATTCAAAAATTTCATCAGCGTTTTTAAGGTTGTAGAGACTGTATTGACTCATATTAGGTGGTTCAAAATAGACATCACAACTATGTGTTTTTTGTTCTACAGAACTTTTCATAGCCAAATGAAAACAACGGTCTAAGATGTTATTCATATTGACTTTGTCGACTTCTTTTTTTATAGAATTTACATAGCTACCTATAATAATATCACATTGATTTAATAATGGTTCAATAGGGAAGTTGTTCATCACGCCACCATCAACATACAAGGTTTCATTGTATTTTACGGGATGAAATAAAATAGGCAAACAGGAGGAAGCTAGAATAGCATGAGATAAATTTCCAGAAGAAAAATAAACCAACTCTCCTTTTAAAATGTCAGTGGCTGCAATGTATAGCGGAATTTGTAAATCATCGAAGGAATTACTGGGAAAACATTCCAAATAAATATCATGGAATCCTTTCATTGCAAAAAGACCTTGCCTTTTAATTAAGAGATTAGAAAAACTAAAAATATGTCCTTTTTTGAGAATATTTAATATTTCGGTTGCTGAATAACCCGCTGCATAAAATGCACCTGCTATAGCGCCCGCACTGGTTCCTGAAACTACTGAAGCTTTAATTCCAAATTCCTCCAATGCTTTCAGTAAGCCTAAGTGAGCTATCCCTCGCGCACCACCACCTGAAAATACAATTCCTACTTTAGTTTTCATTTTAAAAGTTTGTTGTTTAGGGTTTATTGATTATTGTCTTTCGCATTGTTATTGTTTAAGATTCAATAAAATCGTCACTTTTAGGAATGCTCATAAGTGCTTGTATTGCAATTTCAGGAATAGGGTCAACTAATTTACGTAATTTGGTATCCATCCAGGCGCCATCAACGGTTAATGTAGCGCATAAGAGATTATCTTCGGTGCGAAATTCATGTGAAATAGACCAGCGTGAAGCATCGGCTCTCATTTTAGCAACAGTGGTATGAATATACACAGCTTCACCTTGCTTGATTTCTTTTCTAAAAACACATTCTTCCCTAAATAGGACAGGGCCAAAATGCATTTTTTGGAAGACTTTTAAATTCAAGCCCAAACTGTCTAGAATTTCCATACGATGTTGGGCGGCACAATCGTAATAGACACTATGGCGAACATGAAAATTAGGGTCTAAATCAGCCCAGCGAAAAGTGAGGTGTTTGCTGAAAGAGGTCATGTTGTGATGTTAAGATGTTTGTTATTGATAATTTTCAATTTGTTAAAAAACTAATTCTTTTTTTTTACAGTTTTACAATTGTTTTTTATAATTCTAAAACCCTATATGTTTTCTTTAGGAGTCATTAACCATTTGTTTCCATTAAATTCCCAAAGGACAATTCCATTTTTATAATCTATAATTTTTGCATTTATTTCAAATCCTATTTTGTTTTCTAAATCATAAGCATCGGCTCTAAAAGCATTATTTTTAGTTAATCTTGTAAACTTTTCAAGCTCGAATTTTTGAGAATCTTCTAGTCTCCAATTTATTGTTAGACGTCCATCTTCAAGTTTTATTGTTTCTGTTTTTCCGTCACATGGATGATAAATTAAATAACCATTTTTATCCTTTTCAACTTTAATCCAATCTTTTTGAATTGTCTTAAGGCTTTTCCAAATTTTGGTAATTTCTCGATGATTTGATTTTGGATATACTACAGTTACATCTGTATCGTTGCTTTTAATTTTTGTTTGGGCATTGGAAGTTAATGTAAGAAATAAAATAAAAAATTGAATTAGTCTTTTCATATTTTACATTTTTGATTTTAATTTAGTTGATTAGTAAATTTAAGGAATTCTAATTTATATCGAAAATTATCTTGCTTTTATTAGGAAAAGAATCAAAAAAAGCGATTCCAAGAATTTGAAATCGCTTTTGTCTGTTTTTGATTTTGAGAAAGATTAATCATCGATAGCCTGTTCCACTAAAACTTGGAATTTCCAAGAAGTAGCATCGGAAGTCTTTTGTGTTTGCTTTAGGATAATTCCAATTAATTCTTCTTTTGGGTCGGCAAAGTATTGTGTATTGAAATAACCACCCCAATTGAAAGTTCCTGCACTACCTTGACCGCCTAAATTTTGACCTTTCTCGTTTAAAATTCTAAATCCTAGTCCATGTCCAGCATCACTATTTGCCCACAAATCGCCCAACTGATTACTTAACATAAATTGTACAGTAGTTCGGCTAAGCAATAGAATGCCGTTATATTCACCTTGGTTAAGAAACATTTGTAAGAAGGTTGCGTAATCTTTAGCAGTACTTGATAGTCCAGCACCTCCTGAGAAAAAGCTTTTGGCTCCTTTTATAGGGTAGTTGGTATCATAAAAAGTAGTTGGATACGGAATCCACTTTCCTTTTTCTTTGGTTTGAACAGTCACCAATCGGTTTGATTTTGTTTCAGGCATATAGAAATAGGTGTCATTCATACCTAGTGGTTCGAAAATGTGCTTTCTGTAATATTCGTCCATTGGCATGCCTGACATGATTTCAATAAAATACCCAATAACATCTAGTCCTTCGCTATAAGTGAATTTTTCTCCCGGATTGTGGTGCAGTGGCAATTTGGCTAACTTTTTTTACACTTTCGGCTATTGTAATTTTTTCGGTGGTAAATAAATCGGTAACACCTGCATCTTGATATATTTTTGTAAAACGGGAATCACTATCAATTTGACCGTACCCAATTC from Flavobacterium nitratireducens includes:
- a CDS encoding RluA family pseudouridine synthase, with protein sequence MKVISNKNNLQVLHEDNHIIVVNKRVGDIVQGDKTGDKPLSEVVKEYIKEKYNKPGEVFLGVVHRLDRPTTGIVVFARTSKALTRLNDLFKNRETQKTYWAIVKNKPSQQSAKLVHYLKRNEKNNTSKAHLKEVPDSKLASLDYQIIKELNNYTALEINLHTGRHHQIRAQLAAIGSPIKGDLKYGFDRSNPDGGIHLHARKLIFVHPVSKETITIVAPTPEDVIWNAV
- the panB gene encoding 3-methyl-2-oxobutanoate hydroxymethyltransferase → MSTAKKDYKKITTKSLIDMKAQGEKISMLTAYDYTMAKIVDSAGIDVILVGDSASNVMAGHETTLPITLDQMIYHASSVVRGANRALVVVDLPFGSYQSDSKEALRSAIRIMKESGGHAVKLEGGKEIKESIKKILNAGIPVMGHLGLTPQSIYKFGTYTVRAKEEQEALKLIEDAQLLEKLGCFALVLEKIPAKLAQQIAESISIPVIGIGAGSGVDGQVLVIHDMLGMNNEFSPRFLRRYMNLYEGMTQAVSQYVEDVKSKDFPNEKEQY
- a CDS encoding glycoside hydrolase family 28 protein, which gives rise to MKKICLLLIVLFTIFPKSFSQKKNKDLFPDGTLIPDWFHDTTKINPNELGKFYSISDYGAINDSTIVQTAAIQKTIDEAYRNGGGVIVIPKGTFMSGALFFRPNTHLHLSENAVLKGSNTINDYPYLPSRIEGQSIEYFSALINAFGVNGFTITGNGIIDGNGLKYWEAFWQRRKENPQCTNLEVSRPRLVFIWKCDNVPVQDVKLRNSGFWTSHYYQCNNVKILDLRITSPHEPVKAPSTDAIDIDVCTNMLIKGCYMAVNDDAIALKGGKGPWADKNASNGKNENIIIENCDFGFCHGALTAGSEAIHNKNIIVRNCTVNNAVRLLWLKMRPDTPQKYEFITVENITGYAKKYNLGKTMDAIF
- a CDS encoding APC family permease gives rise to the protein MIQQEEEFKRTIGVFGLSANIMNVIIGAGIFALPAIVASSMGASSIIAYFFCGLLMALIMLCFAEASSKVTQTGGVYSYIETAFGPYAGFLAGIFNVTGTLLADAAVSNALINVLASTHPIFELAWMRILCLFIVFGGLAFINVIGVKQGIGLVKINTVAKLIPLMLLVLFGWQAVSVDNLVIESLPGIQELGKTSLVLFFAFQGCESGIVVSGEVINPKRTIPKAIFISITAIVILYMLIQTVAQGVLGDELPQHTATPLAAAANVIFGPIGFVILTTGAAISMFGFLSGDILNNPRTLYALSRDRVIPIKALSKIHTSFATPYVSIIVYALIGFLIAATGSFESLVVIASSSILMVYLGVVLAVIKLRYTHQSKSDEFTIPGGLIVPVICIAIILYFLSNLTQNEIIGSAIAIASLSFIYFLIRFIRNKK
- a CDS encoding alginate export family protein, with the translated sequence MKLLKTLSLSVIGLIGTSVIAQEFSSDIQIRPRYEYTNGFGTLLTPTTSHTSFVGNRTRVTLNYTDTKLKAKVALQNVRTWGAVNHLTGGVSNAANSFVLFEGWAEYSFTQKWSTKIGRQIISYDNQRIFGGLDWANQGRSFDAALIKFKGAKSQLDLGFALNAKDETKTLPNPQTAILFGTDLDFKDFQYAWYHTSIKKLGVSFLALNVGKEYLKTTEVETNYYQTLGTYANYAGKKLSLDFSFYGQTGKIGANKVSAWQTAANLGYALTPKFKATVGYEFLSGKDQGTPSSPMVKSFNPIFGTNHAFNGFMDYFYVGNHLNSVGLQDVSLKLDFPIKKVNLSVAPHLFYAPNTIKSGTVAQDSYLGTEVDLTAVYKATKDITLIAGYSQMFASNSMAVLKNGLDDTTNNWAYLMVNINPQIFSSKK
- a CDS encoding DoxX family protein → MNNVKQLNKWANAHTYFTLDLLRIALGVFLFVKGIKFITNIPYLVDLISPIDKIGGGMFLVHYITPAHMIGGIMIAFGLLTRWAIIAQLPILMGAILVNFTGEMQTENLFLALIILAICLFFLVYGSGKHSADHYFKMSQ